From Bradyrhizobium sp. NDS-1, the proteins below share one genomic window:
- a CDS encoding FAD-binding dehydrogenase, with protein sequence MAEETDVVVVGAGLSGLVAATEIAEAGKRVILVDQEGEQSLGGQAFWSFGGLFLVDSPEQRRLGIKDSFDLAMQDWVGAAGFDRDEDFWPRQWAEAYVAFAAGEKRAWLRAMGHRIFPVVGWAERGGYDAMGHGNSVPRFHVTWGTGPGIVEPFERRAREAASSGRLNFRFRHRVDALSITNGMVDGVSGAILAPDNIERGKSSSRNVVGEFALKAQAVIVASGGIGGNHELVRQHWPKRLGDPPKFMISGVPEHVDGRMIGITEKSGARLINRDRMWHYVEGIRNWSPIWPRHGIRILPGPSSMWFDATGTRLPAPLFPGSDTLGQLKYIMSTGYDYSWFILTQSIIKKEFALSGSEQNPDLTGKSWRMTLRRATNKGAPAPVEAFKSHGVDFIVRDKIDDLVAEMNKLAGSDLLKLEHIRMQIEARDREIANPYVKDAQVMNIHNARRYIGDKLIRTASPHRILDPAHGPLIAVKLNILTRKTLGGFETDLDSRVFGAEGRVIPGLYAVGEAAGFGGGGVHGYRSLEGTFLGGCLFSGRNAGRAAAKAVG encoded by the coding sequence ATGGCTGAAGAGACGGACGTGGTCGTTGTCGGCGCGGGACTATCGGGGCTGGTTGCCGCAACCGAGATCGCCGAGGCGGGCAAGCGCGTGATCCTGGTCGACCAGGAGGGCGAGCAGTCGCTCGGCGGCCAGGCATTCTGGTCGTTCGGCGGATTGTTCCTGGTCGATTCCCCGGAGCAGCGCCGGCTCGGCATCAAGGATTCCTTCGACCTGGCCATGCAGGACTGGGTCGGTGCGGCGGGCTTCGACCGGGACGAGGATTTCTGGCCGCGGCAATGGGCCGAGGCCTATGTGGCGTTCGCGGCCGGCGAGAAGCGCGCCTGGCTGCGGGCCATGGGCCATCGCATCTTTCCGGTGGTCGGCTGGGCCGAGCGCGGCGGCTACGACGCGATGGGCCACGGCAATTCCGTGCCGCGCTTTCACGTCACCTGGGGCACCGGCCCGGGCATCGTCGAGCCGTTCGAGCGCCGCGCGCGCGAGGCCGCCAGCAGCGGCCGGCTGAACTTCCGGTTCCGCCACCGCGTCGACGCGCTCTCGATCACCAACGGCATGGTGGATGGCGTCAGCGGCGCCATCCTCGCGCCTGACAATATCGAGCGCGGAAAGAGCTCCTCGCGCAACGTGGTCGGTGAGTTCGCGCTGAAGGCGCAGGCCGTGATCGTGGCCTCCGGCGGCATCGGCGGCAATCACGAGCTGGTCCGGCAGCACTGGCCGAAGCGGCTTGGCGATCCCCCGAAATTCATGATCTCCGGCGTGCCCGAACATGTCGATGGCCGCATGATCGGCATCACGGAGAAATCAGGCGCGCGCCTGATCAATCGCGACCGCATGTGGCATTATGTCGAGGGCATCCGGAATTGGTCGCCGATCTGGCCGCGCCACGGCATCCGCATCCTGCCCGGACCCTCCTCGATGTGGTTCGACGCAACAGGGACGCGGCTGCCGGCGCCGCTCTTCCCCGGCTCAGACACGCTCGGCCAGCTCAAATACATCATGTCGACGGGCTATGATTATTCCTGGTTCATCCTGACCCAGAGCATCATCAAGAAGGAGTTTGCGCTGTCGGGCTCGGAACAGAACCCCGATCTGACCGGCAAGAGCTGGCGCATGACCTTGCGCCGCGCCACCAACAAGGGCGCGCCGGCGCCGGTGGAAGCGTTCAAAAGCCATGGTGTCGACTTCATCGTACGCGACAAGATCGACGACCTTGTTGCGGAGATGAACAAGCTTGCCGGCAGCGACCTTCTCAAGCTCGAGCACATCAGGATGCAGATCGAGGCGCGCGACCGCGAGATCGCCAATCCCTACGTCAAGGACGCGCAGGTGATGAACATCCACAATGCGCGCCGCTATATCGGCGACAAGTTGATCCGAACCGCCTCCCCGCACCGCATCCTCGACCCCGCGCATGGGCCGCTGATCGCGGTGAAGCTCAACATCCTCACCCGCAAGACGCTGGGCGGCTTCGAGACCGATCTCGATTCCCGTGTGTTCGGCGCGGAGGGACGCGTCATTCCCGGCCTCTATGCGGTCGGCGAAGCCGCCGGCTTTGGCGGCGGCGGCGTACACGGCTATCGCTCGCTGGAGGGTACTTTCCTCGGCGGCTGCCTGTTCTCGGGCCGCAATGCGGGACGTGCCGCGGCCAAAGCGGTGGGCTAG
- a CDS encoding SCO family protein: MSSATRPLVIATAFAASLVVGLLIMFWAMGGVSKVAQPAAIGGPFQLTDQNGKAVTDKNLKGKPTLIFFGYTHCPDVCPTSLFEISEVLRALGKDADKINAVFISVDPERDTPATMKEYLSSFDPHLEGLSGDPAETAKVISSYRVYAKKVPTKDGDYTMDHTALIYLMDRDGRFVSPFNLKRTPEEAAADLKKYL; this comes from the coding sequence ATGAGTTCCGCCACCCGTCCGCTGGTGATCGCGACCGCCTTCGCCGCAAGCCTCGTTGTCGGGCTCCTGATCATGTTCTGGGCCATGGGCGGGGTCAGCAAGGTGGCGCAGCCGGCCGCGATCGGCGGTCCGTTCCAACTCACCGATCAGAACGGCAAGGCCGTCACCGACAAGAACCTCAAGGGCAAGCCGACCCTGATCTTCTTCGGCTACACCCATTGCCCCGACGTCTGCCCGACCTCGCTGTTCGAGATCTCGGAAGTGCTGCGCGCGCTGGGCAAGGATGCCGACAAGATCAACGCCGTCTTCATCTCGGTCGATCCCGAGCGGGATACGCCGGCGACCATGAAGGAATATCTGTCGAGCTTCGATCCGCACCTCGAGGGCCTGTCCGGCGACCCCGCCGAGACCGCAAAGGTCATCAGCTCCTACCGGGTCTACGCCAAGAAGGTCCCGACCAAGGACGGCGACTACACCATGGACCACACCGCCCTGATCTATCTGATGGACCGCGACGGGAGGTTCGTGTCGCCGTTTAACCTGAAGCGGACGCCGGAAGAGGCGGCGGCGGATTTAAAGAAGTATCTCTGA
- a CDS encoding transporter substrate-binding domain-containing protein, which produces MAPSHQAKSSKSARGLLTALAVGACLLTGLPGAEAQAPAKRPPAAPQATPQVAPQAAPQAVPGFWDPRRRPERPDLSRLTVIRFLTETDYPPFNYTGADGNPAGFNVDLARALCEEIKVTCTVQMRRFETLVDALSSNRGDAIIASMAVSPQLRARVDFTDPYYRVPARFVSRKDAVMPEIRPEYLEGKKVGAIAGSAHEAYLKAMFTDAELHPYPNDDAMRAALRKGEVDFIFGDAISLAFWINGTDSGDCCAFSGGPFVESRFFGEGIGIAVRKGNDVLRQALNWALFRVWEKGRYTDLWLRYFSVSPF; this is translated from the coding sequence ATGGCTCCATCGCACCAGGCGAAATCGTCCAAATCTGCCCGTGGCTTGCTGACGGCACTGGCCGTCGGCGCCTGCCTGCTCACAGGCCTGCCCGGGGCCGAGGCTCAGGCTCCCGCCAAGCGGCCCCCGGCGGCACCTCAGGCCACGCCGCAGGTCGCGCCTCAAGCCGCCCCGCAGGCCGTTCCCGGCTTCTGGGATCCGCGGCGACGACCGGAACGGCCGGACCTGTCGCGCCTGACCGTGATCCGCTTCCTGACCGAGACCGACTACCCGCCGTTCAACTATACTGGCGCTGACGGCAACCCGGCCGGCTTCAATGTCGATCTCGCCCGCGCGCTGTGCGAGGAGATCAAGGTCACCTGCACCGTGCAGATGCGGCGCTTCGAGACGCTGGTCGATGCGCTCTCCTCCAACCGGGGCGATGCCATCATTGCCTCGATGGCGGTGAGCCCGCAGCTGCGCGCCCGGGTCGACTTCACCGATCCCTATTACCGCGTGCCGGCGCGCTTCGTCTCCCGCAAGGACGCGGTGATGCCGGAGATCCGGCCCGAATATCTCGAGGGCAAGAAGGTCGGCGCCATCGCCGGCTCCGCGCACGAGGCCTATCTCAAGGCCATGTTCACCGACGCCGAGCTGCATCCCTACCCCAACGACGACGCGATGCGCGCCGCATTGCGCAAGGGCGAGGTCGATTTCATCTTCGGCGACGCCATCTCGCTCGCGTTCTGGATCAACGGCACCGATTCCGGCGATTGCTGCGCCTTCTCCGGCGGCCCCTTCGTCGAGAGTCGTTTCTTCGGCGAGGGCATCGGCATCGCCGTGCGCAAGGGCAACGACGTGCTGCGCCAGGCGCTGAACTGGGCGCTGTTCCGCGTCTGGGAAAAAGGCCGCTACACCGATCTGTGGCTGCGGTATTTTTCAGTGAGCCCGTTCTAG